In Variovorax paradoxus, a single genomic region encodes these proteins:
- a CDS encoding GNAT family N-acetyltransferase, with the protein MGDLLSRLSLQPVDSGDFEDMLAVRIDAMRPSLERVGRFDLARSRERLSAGFVVPYMHHIVLDGDQRVGFVTLKPEGTDALRLDHLYLRTGFQGRGIGEWVMHWAKAQARERQLDIKLTALVKSDANRFYLRHGFVLEGEEGVDLYYRWRVASEAAAC; encoded by the coding sequence GTGGGCGATCTCTTGTCGCGGCTGTCGCTGCAGCCGGTGGATTCCGGCGATTTCGAGGACATGCTGGCGGTGCGCATCGATGCGATGCGCCCGAGCCTGGAGCGAGTCGGCCGCTTCGACCTCGCGCGCTCGCGCGAACGCCTGAGCGCCGGCTTCGTCGTGCCGTACATGCACCACATCGTGCTCGACGGCGACCAGCGCGTCGGCTTCGTCACGCTCAAGCCCGAGGGCACGGACGCGCTGCGGCTCGATCACCTCTACCTGCGCACCGGCTTCCAGGGCCGCGGCATCGGCGAATGGGTGATGCACTGGGCCAAGGCGCAGGCGCGCGAACGGCAGCTCGACATCAAGCTCACCGCGCTGGTGAAGAGCGACGCCAACCGCTTCTATCTGCGGCACGGCTTCGTGCTCGAAGGCGAGGAGGGCGTCGACCTGTACTACCGCTGGCGCGTCGCGTCGGAGGCTGCTGCGTGCTGA
- a CDS encoding EamA family transporter, which translates to MSTLASPAGAASAARSGLPPLLWLCLAATWLVWGSTYLAIKYALVSFPPFLQMGSRFLCAGVLLAVWMRWRGAPWPSPVQWRNAFVVGALMLGGGMGGTAHAEVSIGSGLVVAFIAVIPLLIALLNLIWGVKPSRLEAAGIALGLVGVLMLTQGNGFRSSPEGLLAICIACVCWSLGSVLSQRSLPLAPGAMGFASEMLCGGVVLMGLAAVSGETMSWPLRAEAAAAWVYLVVFGSLIAFNAYMVLLARAPAALASSYTFVNPVIAMLLGVWIANETVTRFEWYAVGVVLAGVLLLLLRRRA; encoded by the coding sequence ATGTCGACCCTTGCTTCTCCCGCCGGCGCCGCATCCGCCGCGCGTTCCGGATTGCCGCCGCTGCTGTGGCTGTGCCTCGCCGCCACCTGGTTGGTCTGGGGCTCGACCTACCTCGCGATCAAATACGCGCTCGTCAGCTTTCCGCCGTTCCTGCAGATGGGCTCGCGCTTCCTGTGCGCGGGCGTGCTGCTCGCGGTGTGGATGCGCTGGCGCGGCGCGCCGTGGCCATCGCCGGTGCAATGGCGCAATGCCTTCGTCGTCGGCGCGCTGATGCTGGGCGGCGGCATGGGCGGCACGGCCCATGCCGAGGTGTCGATCGGCTCGGGGCTGGTGGTGGCCTTCATCGCCGTCATTCCGCTGCTGATCGCGCTGCTCAACCTGATCTGGGGCGTGAAGCCCTCGCGGCTGGAGGCCGCGGGCATCGCGCTGGGGCTCGTCGGGGTGCTGATGCTCACGCAGGGCAACGGCTTCCGGTCGTCGCCTGAAGGCCTGCTGGCCATCTGCATTGCCTGCGTCTGCTGGTCGCTTGGCAGCGTGCTGAGCCAGCGCAGCCTGCCGCTGGCGCCCGGTGCAATGGGTTTCGCGAGCGAGATGCTGTGCGGTGGCGTGGTGCTGATGGGGCTGGCCGCCGTCTCAGGCGAAACGATGAGCTGGCCCCTGCGGGCCGAGGCCGCGGCCGCGTGGGTCTACCTCGTGGTGTTCGGCTCGCTGATCGCCTTCAATGCCTACATGGTGCTGCTGGCCAGGGCGCCGGCCGCGCTGGCATCGAGCTACACCTTCGTGAATCCGGTGATCGCGATGCTGCTGGGCGTGTGGATCGCCAACGAGACGGTCACGCGCTTCGAGTGGTACGCCGTGGGCGTGGTGCTGGCGGGCGTGCTGTTGCTGCTTTTAAGGCGAAGAGCCTGA
- a CDS encoding Lrp/AsnC family transcriptional regulator: protein MDFALNPSLDAHDTRILAELQNDARLTMAELGRRVHLSQPAVTERVKKLEAAGVISGYRATVNLGKLGYGIRAIIRVGRADYARVVELVQQTPECVNAYNVTGEDSWILEIAVIDVSHLDAVVTKFCILTETATSIILNPAREHQAMLPPQRSDVKPPIKKVLNA, encoded by the coding sequence ATGGACTTCGCCTTGAACCCCTCATTGGACGCGCACGACACCCGCATCCTGGCCGAACTGCAGAACGATGCGCGGCTGACCATGGCCGAACTCGGCCGCCGCGTGCACTTGAGCCAGCCCGCCGTGACCGAGCGCGTGAAGAAGCTGGAGGCCGCGGGCGTCATCAGCGGCTACCGCGCCACGGTGAACCTGGGCAAGCTGGGCTACGGCATCCGCGCCATCATCCGCGTGGGCCGCGCCGACTACGCGCGCGTGGTCGAACTGGTGCAGCAGACGCCCGAATGCGTCAATGCCTACAACGTGACCGGCGAAGACAGCTGGATCCTGGAGATCGCGGTGATCGACGTGAGCCACCTCGATGCCGTGGTCACCAAATTCTGCATCCTCACGGAAACGGCCACCTCAATCATCCTGAACCCGGCGCGCGAGCACCAGGCGATGCTGCCGCCTCAGCGCTCGGACGTGAAGCCGCCCATCAAGAAGGTGCTCAACGCGTAG
- a CDS encoding acyl-CoA carboxylase subunit beta, with the protein MQELIEQLEKRRAQARLGGGQKRIDAQHAKGKLTARERIELLLDDNTFEEWDMFVEHRSVDFGMAEQKIPGDGVVTGYGMINGRLVFVFSQDFTVFGGALSEAHAEKICKVMDQAMKVGAPVIGLNDSGGARIQEGVASLGGYADVFQRNVMASGVVPQISMIMGPCAGGAVYSPAMTDFIFMVKDSSYMFVTGPEVVKTVTHESVTAEELGGAITHTTRSGVADMAFENDVEALMMLRRLYNYLPLNNREKPPVRLGNNGQGDPADRPDYSLDTLVPDNPNKPYDIKELILKVVDDGDFFELQPDYAKNIVIGFARMEGQTIGIVANQPLVLAGCLDIKSSIKAARFVRFCDAFNIPVVTFVDVPGFMPGTGQEYGGIIKHGAKLLYAYAECTVPKITVITRKAYGGAYDVMASKHLRGDVNLAWPRAEIAVMGAKGAVEIIFREDKNDPEKLAAREAEYKARFANPYVASARGYIDDVILPHETRKRICRSLVMLREKKLENPWRKHGNIPL; encoded by the coding sequence ATGCAAGAACTGATCGAACAACTCGAAAAGCGCCGCGCCCAAGCGCGTCTCGGCGGCGGGCAGAAGCGCATCGACGCGCAGCACGCCAAGGGCAAGCTCACCGCGCGCGAGCGCATCGAGCTGCTGCTCGACGACAACACTTTTGAAGAGTGGGACATGTTCGTCGAGCACCGCTCGGTCGACTTCGGCATGGCCGAGCAGAAGATCCCCGGAGACGGCGTGGTCACCGGCTACGGCATGATCAACGGCCGCCTGGTGTTCGTGTTCAGCCAGGATTTCACCGTCTTCGGCGGCGCGCTCAGCGAAGCGCATGCCGAGAAAATCTGCAAGGTGATGGACCAGGCCATGAAGGTCGGCGCACCGGTCATCGGCCTGAACGATTCGGGCGGCGCGCGCATCCAGGAAGGCGTGGCTTCGCTCGGCGGCTATGCCGACGTGTTCCAGCGCAACGTGATGGCCTCCGGCGTGGTGCCGCAGATCAGCATGATCATGGGCCCCTGCGCGGGCGGCGCGGTGTATTCGCCCGCCATGACCGACTTCATCTTCATGGTGAAGGACAGCAGCTACATGTTCGTCACCGGCCCCGAGGTGGTGAAGACGGTGACGCACGAGAGCGTCACGGCTGAGGAACTGGGCGGCGCCATCACCCACACCACGCGCAGCGGCGTGGCCGACATGGCGTTCGAGAACGACGTCGAGGCGCTGATGATGCTGCGCCGCCTGTACAACTACCTGCCGCTGAACAACCGCGAGAAGCCGCCGGTGCGCCTGGGCAACAACGGCCAGGGCGATCCGGCCGACCGGCCCGACTATTCGCTCGACACGCTGGTGCCGGACAACCCGAACAAGCCCTACGACATCAAGGAGCTGATCCTGAAGGTGGTGGACGACGGCGACTTCTTCGAGCTGCAGCCCGACTACGCGAAGAACATCGTGATCGGCTTCGCCCGCATGGAAGGCCAGACCATCGGCATCGTGGCCAACCAGCCGCTGGTGCTGGCGGGTTGCCTGGACATCAAGAGCAGCATCAAGGCCGCGCGCTTCGTGCGCTTTTGCGACGCCTTCAACATTCCGGTCGTGACCTTCGTCGACGTGCCCGGCTTCATGCCCGGCACCGGGCAGGAGTACGGCGGCATCATCAAGCACGGCGCCAAGCTGCTCTACGCGTATGCTGAGTGCACGGTGCCGAAGATCACCGTCATCACGCGCAAGGCCTACGGCGGCGCCTACGACGTGATGGCCTCCAAGCACCTGCGCGGCGACGTCAACCTGGCCTGGCCGCGCGCCGAGATCGCGGTGATGGGCGCCAAGGGCGCCGTGGAAATCATCTTCCGCGAGGACAAGAACGACCCCGAGAAGCTTGCCGCCCGCGAGGCCGAATACAAGGCGCGCTTCGCCAACCCCTACGTGGCCAGCGCGCGCGGCTACATCGACGACGTGATCCTGCCGCACGAGACGCGCAAGCGCATCTGCCGCTCGCTGGTGATGCTGCGCGAGAAGAAGCTCGAGAACCCGTGGCGCAAGCACGGGAACATTCCGTTGTGA
- the meaB gene encoding methylmalonyl Co-A mutase-associated GTPase MeaB, with the protein MAQRRAIAKAITLLESTRADHRTQADELLTALLPRTGSSFRLGISGVPGVGKSTFIETLGLLLIGKGHRVAVLTIDPSSTVSGGSILGDKTRMERLSVHERAYIRPSPSSGTLGGVAEKTREAMLVCEAAGYDIVIVETVGVGQSETAVAGMTDMFVLMQLPNAGDDLQAIKKGVMEIADLVVINKADIDKDAATRAQAQITSALRLFGHQGNPDHAHAVHDAHSGAEVRFWLPRVLQLSALAGTGVDAFWDAVTQFRQLQTANGKLGRRREKQATAWMWERIDAGLKQAFRHHPQVRELLPQLTQQVAQGTLPASTAARSLLAAAAVTAKP; encoded by the coding sequence ATGGCGCAGCGCCGTGCCATCGCCAAGGCGATCACGCTGCTCGAATCGACACGCGCCGACCATCGCACGCAGGCCGACGAGCTGCTCACGGCCTTGCTGCCGCGCACAGGCAGTTCGTTTCGGCTCGGTATCTCGGGCGTGCCGGGCGTGGGCAAATCGACCTTCATCGAGACGCTGGGGCTGCTGCTGATCGGCAAGGGCCACCGCGTGGCGGTGCTGACCATCGACCCGTCTTCCACCGTGTCGGGCGGCTCCATCCTGGGCGACAAGACGCGCATGGAGCGCCTCTCGGTGCACGAGCGCGCCTACATACGGCCGAGCCCGTCGAGCGGCACGCTGGGCGGCGTGGCCGAGAAAACGCGCGAAGCCATGCTGGTTTGCGAGGCCGCCGGCTACGACATCGTGATCGTCGAGACCGTCGGCGTGGGCCAGAGCGAGACCGCCGTGGCCGGCATGACCGACATGTTCGTGCTCATGCAGCTGCCCAACGCCGGCGACGACCTTCAGGCCATCAAGAAGGGCGTGATGGAAATCGCCGACCTCGTCGTCATCAACAAGGCCGACATCGACAAGGACGCCGCCACCCGCGCGCAGGCGCAGATCACTTCGGCGCTGCGGCTTTTCGGCCACCAGGGCAACCCGGACCACGCGCATGCCGTGCATGACGCGCACAGCGGCGCCGAAGTGCGCTTCTGGCTGCCCAGGGTGCTGCAGCTCAGCGCGTTGGCTGGCACCGGCGTCGACGCCTTCTGGGACGCCGTCACGCAATTCAGGCAGCTGCAGACCGCCAACGGCAAGCTCGGCAGGCGCCGCGAAAAGCAGGCCACCGCGTGGATGTGGGAACGCATCGACGCCGGCCTCAAGCAGGCCTTCAGGCATCACCCGCAGGTGCGCGAGCTGCTGCCGCAGCTCACGCAGCAGGTGGCACAGGGCACATTGCCGGCTTCGACGGCGGCGCGCAGCCTGCTTGCCGCGGCCGCCGTCACGGCCAAGCCATGA
- a CDS encoding VOC family protein, which produces MTAATARPFKVLGIQQIAIGGPDKLRLQKLWVDMLGLEVTGTFKSERENVDEDICAMGVGPFKVEVDLMQPLDPEKKPAVHTTPLNHVGLWIDDLPKAVEWLTAQGVRFAPGGIRKGAAGFDICFLHPKANDEFPIAGEGVLIEMVQAPPEVVAAFGALAATR; this is translated from the coding sequence ATGACCGCCGCCACCGCACGCCCTTTCAAGGTGCTGGGCATCCAGCAGATCGCCATCGGCGGGCCCGACAAGCTGCGGCTGCAGAAGCTGTGGGTCGACATGCTGGGGCTCGAGGTCACGGGCACATTCAAGAGCGAGCGCGAGAACGTTGACGAGGACATCTGCGCGATGGGCGTGGGCCCGTTCAAGGTCGAGGTTGACCTGATGCAGCCGCTGGACCCCGAGAAGAAGCCGGCCGTTCACACGACGCCGCTGAACCACGTGGGCCTGTGGATCGACGACCTGCCCAAGGCCGTCGAGTGGCTGACGGCGCAGGGCGTGCGCTTTGCGCCGGGCGGCATCCGCAAGGGCGCGGCCGGTTTCGACATCTGCTTCCTGCACCCGAAGGCGAACGACGAGTTCCCGATCGCGGGCGAGGGCGTGCTGATCGAGATGGTGCAGGCGCCGCCCGAAGTCGTCGCGGCATTCGGCGCGCTCGCGGCTACGCGTTGA
- a CDS encoding LysE family translocator, which produces MTLDTLLIYVVASLALALIPGPTMLLALSNGIEGGMRRASWGIAGASLGSITLIAVVALGLGSLLAASEWLFNAIRVAGVAYLVWLGVKLWRSEATDLGAALAKSPLEVRPHGRIALLRSLAVALSNPKTVLFFAAFLPQFVDIAKPQGPQYLLLGSVFVALDTCVMLAYAGAGTQAVRFLSQRGVKAMNRGCAAGMWLLAATLAIWRRPGA; this is translated from the coding sequence ATGACCCTCGACACCCTGCTCATCTATGTGGTCGCATCGCTCGCGCTGGCCCTGATTCCGGGACCGACGATGCTGCTGGCGTTGTCCAACGGCATCGAGGGCGGCATGCGCCGCGCGAGCTGGGGCATCGCGGGCGCGTCGCTCGGCAGCATCACGCTGATCGCGGTCGTCGCGCTCGGGCTGGGTTCGCTGCTGGCGGCTTCGGAATGGCTCTTCAACGCGATACGCGTCGCCGGCGTGGCTTACCTCGTGTGGCTGGGCGTCAAGCTATGGCGCAGCGAGGCAACCGACCTCGGTGCCGCGTTGGCCAAGTCACCGCTCGAAGTTCGCCCGCACGGCCGCATCGCGCTGCTGCGCAGCCTGGCCGTGGCGCTGTCGAACCCCAAGACTGTCTTGTTCTTCGCGGCCTTCCTGCCGCAGTTCGTCGACATCGCGAAGCCGCAGGGCCCGCAGTACCTGCTGCTGGGCAGCGTGTTCGTCGCGCTCGACACCTGCGTCATGCTGGCCTATGCCGGCGCCGGCACGCAGGCCGTGCGCTTTCTTTCTCAGCGCGGCGTGAAGGCGATGAACCGCGGCTGCGCGGCCGGCATGTGGCTGCTGGCGGCCACCCTGGCTATCTGGCGCCGCCCCGGCGCATAA
- the bioB gene encoding biotin synthase BioB: MGANDLQQAITLHRPAKAAVPKATDRWSVEAIQALLDKPLMDLLFEAQTVHRQHFPAGDIELATLLSVKTGGCPENCGYCPQSAEFDTGVKAQKLMEVEEVVRAAQAAKDAGATRFCMGAAWRAPKDRDVEKVAVLVEAVKGLGMQTCATLGMLEPHHAHQLKAAGLDYYNHNLDTAPEYYTDVVDTRTYQERLDTLANVRSAGISVCCGGIVGMGEQPVHRAGLIAQLANLNPYPESVPINSLVRVPGTPLADSDPVDPFDFVRMIAVARITMPTARVRLSAGRQQLGDAVQALCFMAGANSIFYGDKLLVTGNPDVEADTVLLRKLGLNARQVEEQPEGCAA, encoded by the coding sequence ATGGGTGCCAACGACCTGCAACAGGCGATCACGCTGCACCGGCCCGCCAAGGCGGCCGTTCCCAAGGCCACGGACCGCTGGTCCGTCGAGGCGATCCAGGCGCTGCTCGACAAGCCGTTGATGGACCTGCTGTTCGAGGCGCAGACCGTGCACCGCCAGCATTTCCCTGCTGGCGACATCGAGCTGGCCACGCTGCTGTCGGTCAAGACCGGCGGCTGCCCCGAGAACTGCGGCTACTGCCCGCAATCGGCCGAGTTCGATACCGGCGTGAAGGCGCAGAAGCTCATGGAGGTCGAGGAGGTGGTGCGCGCCGCGCAGGCCGCCAAGGACGCCGGCGCCACGCGCTTCTGCATGGGTGCGGCATGGCGCGCGCCGAAGGACCGCGACGTGGAGAAGGTGGCGGTGCTGGTCGAGGCCGTGAAGGGCCTGGGCATGCAGACCTGCGCCACGCTGGGCATGCTGGAGCCGCACCATGCGCACCAGCTCAAGGCCGCTGGCCTGGACTACTACAACCACAATCTCGACACCGCGCCCGAGTACTACACCGACGTGGTCGACACCCGCACCTACCAGGAGCGGCTCGACACCTTGGCCAACGTGCGCAGCGCGGGCATCAGCGTGTGCTGCGGCGGCATCGTGGGCATGGGCGAGCAGCCGGTGCACCGCGCGGGGCTGATCGCGCAGCTGGCCAACCTGAATCCGTATCCGGAATCGGTGCCCATCAACAGCCTGGTGCGCGTGCCCGGCACGCCGCTGGCCGATTCGGACCCGGTCGATCCCTTCGACTTCGTGCGCATGATCGCGGTCGCGCGCATCACCATGCCGACCGCGCGCGTGCGGCTTTCGGCCGGGCGCCAGCAGTTGGGCGACGCGGTGCAGGCGCTGTGCTTCATGGCCGGCGCGAATTCGATCTTCTACGGCGACAAGCTGCTCGTCACCGGCAACCCCGACGTGGAGGCCGACACGGTGCTTCTGCGCAAGCTGGGGCTCAATGCCCGGCAGGTCGAGGAGCAACCCGAAGGTTGCGCCGCATGA
- a CDS encoding acetyl-CoA carboxylase biotin carboxylase subunit, with protein MFKKILIANRGEIACRVIQTAKKMGILTVAVYSDADKEARHVELADEAVHIGAAPSRESYLQADRIIEACKKTGAEAVHPGYGFLSENEAFARKVEEEGIAFIGPKHYSIAAMGDKIASKKLANEAKVNTIPGWNDAIETAERAVEIANDIGYPVMIKASAGGGGKGLRVAFNDKEAFEGFTSCRNEARNSFGDDRVFIEKFVEEPRHIEIQVLGDSHGNVIYLNERECSIQRRHQKVIEEAPSPFISDATRKAMGEQAVQLAKAVKYQSAGTVEFVVGKDQSFYFLEMNTRLQVEHPVTECITGLDLVELMIRVAAGEKLPLTQAEVKRDGWAIECRINAEDPFRNFLPSTGRLVKFQPPTETMFASDTAHLNGVRVDTGVYDGGEIPMYYDSMIAKLIVHGKDRQHAIARMREALNGFVIRGISSNIPFQAALLAHPKFVAGDFNTGFIAEHYGKGFHAEDVPHADPSFLIALAAYVHRRYRARASGISGQLEGHGVKVGEQFVVVELGPEGKHVHHPVSVTDFQGKTGASAVAVGGKSYKIDSSLALGAIRVQGIVNDKPFTAQVERGAGKNPLALRVSHDGTQLEAMVLSPLGARLLELMPYKAPPDLSKFLMSPMPGLLVEVSVQPGQQVQAGEKLAVIEAMKMENVLFATQDGVVGKISANKGESLAVDQIIMEFN; from the coding sequence ATGTTCAAGAAAATCCTGATCGCCAATCGCGGTGAAATCGCCTGCCGCGTGATCCAGACTGCGAAGAAGATGGGCATCCTGACGGTGGCCGTCTATTCCGACGCCGACAAGGAAGCCCGTCACGTCGAGCTGGCCGACGAGGCCGTGCACATCGGCGCCGCGCCCAGCCGCGAAAGCTATCTGCAGGCCGATCGCATCATCGAAGCCTGCAAGAAGACCGGCGCCGAGGCCGTGCACCCGGGCTACGGTTTCCTGTCGGAGAACGAAGCCTTCGCGCGCAAGGTCGAGGAAGAGGGCATTGCCTTCATCGGGCCGAAGCACTATTCGATCGCGGCGATGGGCGACAAGATCGCCTCGAAGAAGCTCGCGAACGAGGCCAAGGTCAACACCATTCCGGGCTGGAACGACGCCATCGAGACGGCCGAGCGCGCCGTGGAGATTGCCAACGACATCGGCTACCCGGTGATGATCAAGGCCTCAGCCGGCGGCGGGGGCAAGGGCCTGCGCGTGGCCTTCAACGACAAGGAGGCCTTCGAGGGCTTTACCTCGTGCCGCAACGAAGCACGCAACAGCTTCGGCGACGACCGAGTGTTCATCGAGAAGTTCGTCGAGGAGCCGCGCCACATCGAGATCCAGGTGCTGGGCGATTCGCACGGCAACGTGATCTATCTGAACGAGCGCGAGTGCTCGATCCAGCGGCGCCACCAGAAGGTGATCGAGGAAGCTCCGTCGCCCTTCATCTCCGACGCGACGCGCAAGGCGATGGGCGAGCAGGCGGTGCAACTGGCCAAGGCCGTGAAGTACCAGAGCGCCGGCACGGTGGAGTTCGTGGTCGGCAAGGACCAGAGCTTCTACTTCCTGGAGATGAACACGCGCCTGCAGGTGGAGCATCCGGTGACGGAGTGCATCACCGGCCTCGACCTGGTCGAGCTGATGATCCGCGTGGCGGCCGGCGAGAAGCTGCCGCTGACGCAGGCCGAGGTGAAGCGCGATGGCTGGGCCATCGAGTGCCGCATCAACGCCGAAGATCCGTTCCGCAACTTCCTGCCTTCCACCGGCCGGCTGGTGAAGTTCCAGCCTCCGACCGAGACCATGTTCGCGAGCGACACCGCGCACCTGAACGGCGTGCGGGTGGACACCGGCGTGTACGACGGCGGCGAGATCCCGATGTATTACGACTCGATGATCGCCAAGCTCATCGTGCACGGCAAGGACCGCCAGCATGCGATCGCACGCATGCGCGAGGCGCTCAACGGCTTCGTGATCCGCGGCATCAGCAGCAACATTCCGTTCCAGGCGGCGCTGCTGGCGCACCCGAAGTTCGTGGCGGGCGATTTCAACACCGGCTTCATCGCCGAGCACTACGGCAAGGGCTTCCACGCGGAAGACGTGCCGCACGCCGATCCGTCCTTCCTGATCGCGCTGGCCGCCTATGTGCACCGCCGCTATCGCGCGCGCGCATCGGGCATCAGCGGGCAGCTCGAAGGCCACGGCGTGAAGGTGGGCGAGCAGTTCGTGGTGGTGGAGCTGGGCCCCGAGGGCAAGCATGTGCACCACCCCGTTTCCGTCACCGACTTCCAGGGCAAGACCGGCGCGAGCGCGGTGGCCGTGGGCGGCAAGAGCTACAAGATCGACAGCAGCCTGGCGCTGGGCGCGATCCGCGTGCAGGGCATCGTCAACGACAAGCCCTTTACCGCGCAGGTGGAGCGCGGCGCGGGCAAGAACCCGCTGGCGCTGCGCGTGTCGCACGACGGCACGCAGCTCGAGGCGATGGTGCTGTCGCCGTTGGGCGCGCGCCTGCTTGAGCTGATGCCTTACAAGGCGCCGCCGGACCTCAGCAAGTTCCTGATGTCGCCGATGCCGGGCCTGCTGGTCGAGGTGTCGGTGCAGCCGGGTCAGCAGGTGCAGGCCGGAGAGAAGCTCGCCGTGATCGAGGCGATGAAGATGGAGAACGTGCTGTTCGCCACGCAGGACGGCGTGGTGGGCAAGATTTCCGCGAACAAGGGCGAGTCCCTCGCGGTGGACCAGATCATCATGGAGTTCAACTGA